One genomic window of Polyangium aurulentum includes the following:
- a CDS encoding acyl-CoA thioesterase — translation MARFHETLMGVYFDDLDAFQILHNARYLLLFERTIGSFWKHLGWGGVLDAQKNPDQYHLVRANTVEYLRPVVGVGEVRVRVWVEKLGRTSLTFGVRVLPTDLDQDFARGTRTIVRVDPVTHRPVPWTDGFREVLAPYRADIGD, via the coding sequence ATGGCACGATTCCACGAGACGCTCATGGGCGTCTATTTCGACGACCTCGACGCTTTCCAGATCCTGCACAACGCCCGCTATTTGCTCCTTTTCGAGCGCACGATCGGCTCGTTCTGGAAGCACCTCGGCTGGGGCGGCGTCCTCGACGCGCAGAAAAACCCCGACCAGTATCACCTCGTCCGCGCCAACACCGTCGAATACCTCCGCCCGGTGGTGGGCGTCGGTGAGGTGCGGGTGCGCGTGTGGGTGGAGAAGCTCGGCCGCACGAGCCTGACGTTCGGGGTGCGCGTGCTCCCCACCGACCTCGACCAGGATTTCGCGCGCGGCACGCGGACGATCGTGCGCGTCGATCCCGTCACCCACCGGCCCGTCCCGTGGACCGACGGCTTTCGCGAGGTGCTGGCACCTTATCGCGCCGATATCGGCGATTGA
- a CDS encoding response regulator, whose product MRATGYARRRLLIVDDDARFGESATAVLTKAGFIAHFHRGPFGTLGAIRGSGCQVVLMDVDMPGLDGPMLVRMIRGSFGPGLRVLLCSNMSEGTLSRLAFACRADGALPKTAFAGDIASRLEEALGEGARRVVAR is encoded by the coding sequence ATGCGTGCAACTGGCTACGCGCGTCGACGATTGCTCATCGTCGACGATGATGCGCGCTTCGGCGAGAGCGCGACGGCGGTGCTCACGAAGGCCGGCTTCATCGCGCATTTTCACCGCGGCCCTTTCGGGACGCTGGGGGCCATTCGAGGTTCGGGCTGCCAGGTCGTCCTGATGGACGTCGACATGCCGGGCCTCGATGGGCCGATGCTCGTGCGCATGATCCGGGGCAGCTTCGGCCCGGGGCTGCGGGTCCTTTTGTGCAGCAACATGAGCGAGGGGACCTTGAGCCGGCTCGCATTCGCGTGCCGCGCCGACGGCGCGCTCCCGAAGACCGCGTTCGCCGGAGATATCGCGTCTCGGCTCGAAGAGGCGCTCGGGGAAGGCGCCCGCCGCGTCGTGGCTCGCTGA
- a CDS encoding PAS domain-containing protein, which translates to MSGDSSHEPPRAGRPVEALEQENAALRARVVELEASERSLRDAQRLALAVIDHSPSIVLVKAPEGSYLLVNRGLEAFFAKPRSELLGATDFDVLPPEVAKPLWEQDLEVIRTGEGRLFEDVFEREGGQQTYLTNKFPIFDGESNVVAVAMIATDITQRKQMDNERAELQQQVIAAQDAALLELSTPLMPIAEGVIAMPIVGTVDNTRAAQIMDTLLQGINHHRAHSAILDITGVRTVDAAAANALVAAARAGKLLGARVAITGVRGEVAQTLVGLDADLGGIVTRSTLQAGIAWALAR; encoded by the coding sequence ATGAGCGGAGATTCCTCGCACGAACCGCCCCGCGCCGGACGACCCGTGGAGGCGCTCGAGCAGGAGAACGCCGCCCTTCGCGCGCGCGTTGTCGAGCTGGAGGCCAGCGAGCGCTCCTTGCGTGACGCTCAGCGCCTGGCCCTCGCCGTCATCGACCACTCGCCGAGCATCGTCCTCGTGAAGGCGCCCGAGGGCAGCTACCTGCTCGTCAATCGGGGCCTCGAGGCGTTCTTTGCCAAGCCCCGGTCGGAGCTGCTGGGCGCGACCGATTTCGACGTCCTGCCGCCCGAGGTGGCGAAGCCGCTCTGGGAGCAGGATCTGGAGGTCATCCGGACCGGCGAGGGCCGTCTATTCGAGGATGTGTTCGAGCGGGAGGGTGGGCAGCAGACCTATCTCACGAACAAGTTCCCGATCTTCGACGGCGAATCGAACGTGGTCGCCGTGGCGATGATCGCCACCGACATCACGCAGCGCAAGCAGATGGACAACGAGCGCGCGGAGCTTCAGCAGCAGGTGATCGCGGCGCAGGACGCGGCGCTGCTGGAGCTGTCGACGCCGCTCATGCCCATCGCCGAGGGCGTGATTGCAATGCCCATCGTCGGCACCGTGGACAATACACGCGCGGCGCAGATCATGGATACGCTGCTCCAAGGTATCAACCATCATCGCGCGCACTCGGCGATCCTGGACATCACGGGCGTGCGGACGGTGGACGCGGCGGCGGCGAATGCGCTGGTGGCGGCGGCGCGGGCGGGCAAGCTGCTCGGCGCGCGCGTCGCGATCACGGGCGTGCGCGGCGAGGTGGCGCAGACGCTCGTGGGCCTCGACGCCGACCTCGGCGGTATCGTCACGCGCAGCACGCTACAGGCCGGGATCGCCTGGGCGCTCGCGCGCTGA
- a CDS encoding leucine-rich repeat domain-containing protein, protein MLAERLETAVRTGKLTLRGLLLGHVPEAIRELRGLVELDLSGNALTELPGWIGELGDLEVLVLERNELTDLPRKLGKLGKLRVLDLSSNALQALPSSASDLAALEVLDLGQNNLDDLPRWLPDLPGLRTLRLGKNPLEGLPRVVLSLRQLERLALDGLGLEELPAGLPALAALTELGLGNNKIESLPSDFARLARLESLVLAGNALTALPPVLLGMSGLRALVLARNGIEALPLEGHAWSALEELDIGDNPIAALPEALASLASLRRLSAASTRITALPDALATLSRLRSLRVDHAPLGGSEGRPPDVVFAIEGLEELGLEDTGIVSLPEGIGWLAGLQRLYLRGNPLASVPGALYRMASLVELDLRDTPFARTEEAERLVEALSGARVRCIDWAMEYRSMLEDIYVLKEETGEDDASIATAIEHIVKDGEVPPPFSASPEHEGILRRLHSLLFVRAPRIRPGAHVASSLQVELVETGQMGWHEVLEQLFAGEQAAGEI, encoded by the coding sequence ATGCTCGCCGAGCGCCTGGAGACCGCCGTTCGGACCGGAAAGCTCACGCTTCGCGGCTTGCTCCTCGGCCACGTCCCCGAAGCGATCCGCGAGCTTCGCGGGCTCGTCGAGCTCGATCTGAGCGGCAATGCCCTCACCGAGCTGCCGGGATGGATCGGCGAGCTCGGCGATCTCGAGGTCCTCGTCCTCGAGCGCAACGAGCTGACCGACCTGCCCAGAAAGCTCGGCAAGCTCGGCAAGCTGCGCGTCCTCGACCTCAGCAGCAACGCGCTGCAAGCCCTGCCGTCGTCCGCGAGCGACCTCGCCGCGCTCGAGGTGCTCGACCTCGGCCAGAACAACCTCGACGACCTGCCGCGCTGGCTCCCGGATCTGCCGGGCCTGCGCACGCTGCGGCTCGGAAAGAACCCGCTCGAGGGGCTGCCGCGGGTCGTTCTGTCACTGCGACAGCTCGAGCGCCTCGCCCTCGACGGTCTCGGGCTCGAGGAGCTGCCTGCGGGTCTGCCCGCGCTCGCCGCGCTCACGGAGCTCGGCCTCGGCAACAACAAGATCGAGTCGCTGCCCTCGGACTTCGCGCGGCTCGCGCGGCTCGAATCGCTCGTCCTCGCGGGGAACGCGCTCACGGCGCTGCCCCCCGTCTTGCTCGGCATGTCCGGGCTGCGCGCGCTCGTCCTCGCCAGGAACGGGATCGAAGCGCTGCCGCTCGAGGGCCACGCGTGGAGCGCGCTCGAGGAGCTCGACATCGGCGACAACCCCATCGCCGCGCTGCCCGAAGCGCTCGCCTCGCTGGCCTCGCTGCGAAGGCTCTCGGCCGCATCGACGCGCATCACGGCCCTGCCCGACGCGCTCGCCACGCTCTCGCGCCTGCGCTCGCTGCGCGTCGATCACGCGCCCCTCGGCGGCAGCGAGGGCCGGCCGCCCGATGTGGTGTTCGCGATCGAGGGGCTCGAGGAGCTCGGGCTCGAGGACACCGGGATCGTCTCGCTCCCCGAGGGCATCGGCTGGCTCGCGGGCCTGCAGCGCCTCTATTTGCGGGGAAACCCGCTCGCGTCGGTGCCGGGGGCGCTCTATCGCATGGCGAGCCTCGTCGAGCTCGACCTGCGCGACACGCCGTTTGCGCGCACCGAGGAGGCCGAGCGGCTCGTCGAGGCGCTGTCCGGCGCGCGCGTGCGCTGCATCGACTGGGCGATGGAATATCGCTCGATGCTGGAGGACATTTACGTTCTGAAAGAGGAGACAGGCGAAGACGACGCTTCGATCGCGACGGCGATCGAGCACATCGTCAAGGATGGCGAGGTGCCCCCGCCGTTCTCGGCGAGCCCCGAGCACGAGGGGATCTTGCGGCGCCTGCATTCGCTGCTTTTCGTGCGCGCGCCGCGCATCCGACCCGGCGCGCACGTGGCCTCGTCGCTGCAGGTCGAGCTGGTGGAGACGGGGCAAATGGGCTGGCACGAGGTGCTCGAGCAGCTCTTCGCGGGTGAGCAGGCTGCAGGGGAAATCTGA